The following proteins are co-located in the Streptomyces sp. DT2A-34 genome:
- a CDS encoding NAD(P)/FAD-dependent oxidoreductase, with product MKACVVGAGPGGIVTAKVLLENGFDVTVYDKYQQVGGIWSAGGCYDGLSNQSALRIFEFADLPNRLHFAAAADTQRYLEDYAETFGVLDRVRPGTEVVSIRPVDGPGRSGASGWLIDSRPVGDKAAEVQRERFDYVVVASGAHHHAHVPELPGRELFQGTVLHSNEVRAGTFTGRRVVVVGGGKSALDLATRAAHEAASATLVQRKVNWMVPERFLLGLVGYKWILFTRLGEALLPRYHDPACVRPIDRLDERVKKALWWLITRDTLLSTGLYRLPRQLRPAHALPFHLAHAGVMPRGYVRAVRRGRIIPKVSAVEAYTGQGLRLATGEEVAADVIVFATGHHKVFPFLDPSVRVHDSAGRLRLYRGIVPPGADRLGFVGFRQVFNNIMGVELTAHWLTSHFRGTLRTTPNEREMRDAIDARLAWQEQVLPGSGGYDFGPYDIHCADELLHDMGLPSRRAGNLLAEYLLPGGVAQRYAGLTRSSSATGSATGSAK from the coding sequence TCGTCACCGCCAAGGTGCTGCTGGAGAACGGCTTCGACGTCACCGTCTACGACAAGTACCAGCAGGTCGGCGGGATATGGTCAGCGGGAGGCTGCTACGACGGCCTGTCCAACCAGTCCGCGCTCCGCATCTTCGAGTTCGCGGACCTGCCCAACCGCCTGCACTTCGCCGCCGCGGCGGACACGCAACGCTACCTGGAGGACTACGCCGAGACCTTCGGTGTGCTGGACCGCGTCCGACCCGGCACCGAGGTGGTGTCCATCCGGCCGGTGGACGGGCCCGGGCGGTCGGGCGCCTCCGGCTGGCTGATCGACTCTCGGCCCGTCGGCGACAAGGCGGCGGAGGTGCAGCGCGAACGATTCGACTACGTCGTCGTCGCCAGTGGGGCTCATCATCATGCGCACGTGCCCGAACTGCCCGGGCGTGAGCTGTTCCAGGGGACCGTGCTGCACTCCAACGAGGTGCGGGCCGGGACGTTCACCGGCCGGCGCGTGGTCGTCGTGGGCGGCGGCAAGTCCGCGTTGGACCTGGCCACCCGCGCCGCACACGAGGCGGCCTCGGCCACCCTCGTGCAGCGCAAGGTGAACTGGATGGTTCCCGAGCGGTTCCTGCTCGGGCTGGTCGGCTACAAGTGGATCCTGTTCACCCGGCTCGGTGAGGCGCTCCTGCCCCGCTACCACGATCCGGCCTGCGTCCGTCCGATCGATCGCCTCGACGAGCGGGTCAAGAAGGCTCTGTGGTGGCTCATCACCCGCGACACGCTGTTGTCCACCGGGCTGTACCGGCTGCCGAGGCAACTGCGGCCCGCGCACGCGCTCCCCTTCCACCTGGCCCACGCCGGAGTGATGCCACGCGGCTACGTACGGGCCGTCCGCCGCGGCCGGATCATCCCCAAGGTCAGTGCCGTCGAGGCGTACACCGGCCAAGGGCTGCGACTGGCGACCGGCGAGGAAGTGGCGGCGGATGTCATCGTGTTCGCCACGGGGCACCACAAAGTCTTCCCGTTCCTGGACCCGAGCGTGCGCGTGCACGATTCCGCCGGGCGGCTGCGGCTCTACCGGGGCATCGTGCCACCCGGCGCCGACCGGCTCGGATTCGTCGGTTTCCGGCAGGTCTTCAACAACATCATGGGCGTGGAACTCACCGCGCACTGGCTGACCAGTCACTTCCGGGGCACGCTGCGCACCACCCCGAACGAGCGGGAGATGCGGGACGCCATCGACGCTCGCCTGGCCTGGCAGGAACAGGTGCTGCCGGGCTCCGGCGGCTACGACTTCGGCCCCTACGACATCCACTGCGCCGACGAACTCCTGCACGACATGGGGCTGCCGTCCCGCCGCGCCGGCAACCTGCTGGCCGAGTACCTGCTTCCCGGCGGAGTCGCCCAGCGCTACGCGGGCCTGACGCGATCGAGTTCGGCGACGGGTTCGGCGACGGGTTCGGCGAAATGA